A genomic stretch from Chlorocebus sabaeus isolate Y175 unplaced genomic scaffold, mChlSab1.0.hap1 unalloc_scaffold_1294, whole genome shotgun sequence includes:
- the LOC140711026 gene encoding exonuclease GOR-like, with translation MLRATAPCWFPPGYPEAKKVAEELALEAPELLLPSRQPARNFGLWVPQMYNQASALVGIQAEPQNSGPAVAPEWPKMVTEAWYFPAQRGSACRLPAAPRLTERPPAVRISAPRERKRIAHFPSPCLDPGPTDAKRTLVASSHQRSNGSKVGTQPWKTHNRSGMAYKTSTTDSSKPIVHRPSLRSLKKPILLRKSGCRVPTVIRRGYLQLLTKECLQFCASEQEAKEKARKEEKVAHDRSPNKNVYLNVVLNALKRLKGLTPSSMPGLSRAALYSRLQDFLLTREQLKENGYPFPHPERPGGAVLFTAQGEGPGDSSRRVCCRCGTEYLVSPSGRCVRDQVCYYHWGRVRSSQVAGGRLTQYTCCAAAPGSVGCQVAKQHVRDGRKESLDGFVKTFKKEFSRDAYPGIYALDCEMCYTTHGLELTRVTVVDADMRVVYDTFVKPDNEIVDYNTRFSGVTEADVAQTSITLPKVQAILLSFFSAQTILIGHSLESDLLALKLIHSTVVDTAVLFPHYRGFPYKRSLRNLAADFLGQIIQDSQDGHDSCQDANACLQLVMWKVRERAGIQRSHPSASPAALACPQPQASSTTAIAPES, from the coding sequence ATGTTGAGAGCCACAGCTCCCTGCTGGTTCCCACCCGGGTATCCAGAAGCTAAGAAGGTGGCCGAGGAGCTGGCCCTCGAGGCTCCAGAGCTCCTACTGCCCTCTCGTCAGCCTGCCCGGAACTTCGGGCTCTGGGTGCCCCAGATGTACAACCAGGCCTCAGCGCTTGTGGGGATCCAGGCGGAGCCTCAGAATAGCGGTCCGGCGGTGGCCCCAGAGTGGCCCAAGATGGTGACGGAGGCGTGGTACTTCCCTGCGCAGAGGGGATCGGCCTGCCGGCTGCCAGCCGCCCCAAGGCTGACAGAGAGGCCCCCCGCAGTCCGCATCTCAGCccccagggagaggaagaggatcGCCCACTTTCCCAGCCCTTGCTTGGACCCAGGTCCCACAGATGCCAAGAGAACCCTGGTGGCCAGCAGCCACCAACGCTCCAATGGCTCCAAGGTCGGCACACAGCCATGGAAGACGCACAACAGGTCAGGGATGGCATACAAGACCTCCACCACCGACAGCTCTAAGCCAATCGTCCATCGTCCATCCTTACGGAGTTTGAAGAAACCCATCCTCCTCCGAAAGTCTGGGTGCCGAGTCCCCACCGTCATCCGCCGAGGCTATCTCCAACTGCTCACCAAAGAGTGTCTCCAGTTCTGCGCCTCCGAGCAGGAGGCGAAGGAGAAGGCGCGGAAGGAGGAGAAGGTGGCCCACGACCGCAGCCCCAACAAGAACGTCTACCTGAATGTGGTCCTGAACGCCCTCAAGAGACTGAAGGGCCTGACCCCCAGCTCCATGCCCGGCCTCAGCAGGGCCGCCCTGTACAGCCGCCTCCAGGACTTCCTGCTCACTCGGGAGCAGCTCAAGGAGAACGGCTACCCCTTCCCGCACCCCGAGCGGCCCGGAGGCGCCGTCCTCTTCACTGCCCAGGGGGAGGGGCCCGGCGACTCCTCCCGCAGGGTCTGCTGCCGCTGTGGCACCGAGTACCTGGTGTCCCCTTCGGGCCGCTGTGTACGCGACCAGGTGTGTTACTACCACTGGGGGCGGGTCCGCTCCAGCCAAGTGGCCGGAGGCCGGCTTACCCAGTACACCTGCTGTGCAGCCGCTCCTGGCTCCGTGGGCTGCCAGGTGGCAAAGCAGCACGTGCGGGACGGCCGCAAGGAGAGCCTGGATGGCTTCGTGAAGACCTTCAAGAAAGAGTTTTCCAGAGACGCTTATCCCGGAATCTACGCCTTGGACTGTGAGATGTGCTACACCACGCACGGCCTAGAGCTGACCCGTGTCACCGTGGTGGACGCCGACATGCGGGTGGTGTACGACACCTTCGTCAAGCCCGACAACGAGATCGTGGACTACAACACCAGGTTTTCCGGCGTGACCGAGGCCGACGTCGCCCAGACCAGCATCACGTTGCCGAAAGTCCAAGCCATCCTGCTGAGCTTTTTCAGCGCCCAAACCATCCTCATCGGGCACAGCCTGGAGAGCGACCTGCTGGCCCTGAAGCTGATCCACAGCACCGTGGTGGACACGGCGGTGCTCTTCCCGCACTACCGGGGTTTCCCCTACAAGCGCTCCCTAAGGAATCTCGCGGCCGACTTCCTAGGACAGATCATCCAGGACAGCCAGGACGGGCACGACTCCTGCCAGGACGCAAACGCCTGCCTGCAGCTGGTGATGTGGAAGGTCCGAGAGCGCGCCGGGATCCAGCGAAGCCACCCGTCCGCCTCTCCCGCCGCCCTGGCCTGTCCTCAGCCCCAGGCCTCTTCCACAACTGCGATCGCTCCCGAGAGCTAA